The following DNA comes from Rhinolophus sinicus isolate RSC01 linkage group LG06, ASM3656204v1, whole genome shotgun sequence.
GATATTCAGTGGGATAATTTTTAACTGataatatataatcatatgtCCTCACATTGCTAGACTATGTCTTTTCTCAATAATGAATGTGTATATTCTTGTtagtatctgtgtgtgtgtgtgtgtgtgtgtgtgtgcacgcgtgagagagggagagagagaaaaacagagagagagacagacagacagacagagagagatgcagagaagaacagacagagggaaaaagggaagggggagaaaagacagagaagagaattGAAATTAGGGTAAATCATTCAGGGATCCTGTATCTGCATTCCTAGACCAACTAAATTGCCCAATCAAAGTGAGTATGTCTTTCAAAATGCCATTTGAAACCACATTTAACTTCTGATTGTATAAATCTaggtgaaaactgaaaatagaagaCAGTTACTCAGCACAACTGCTACTTTGAATCAAAAGCTCTAAAGCAGGGAGTTGTAAGCCATCATGTTCAAGCTCAATGGCACAGTCTTCATGCCCTCGGTACTGACACTGATTGGGATCCCTGGCTTGGAGTCTGTTCAGTTCTGGATTGGCATTCCTTTCTGTGCCATGTACATCATTGCTTTGGTTGGAAATTTCCTGCTTATGGTCATTATCAAGTCTGAGCCAAGCCTCCACGAACCTATGTATCTCCTTCTGGCAATGCTTGGAGCGACAGACATGGTTCTCAGTACCTGCATCCTACCAAAAATGCTGGGAATATTCTGGTTCCATTTaccagaaatatattttgatgtcTGTCTTTTTCAGATGTGGCTCATCCATACCTTTCAGGGTATTGAGTCGGGTATTCTGCTGGCCATGGCCCTGGACCGCTATGTGGCGATCTGTGATCCTCTGAGACATGCAACCATTTTTACCCATGAACTAATCACTCAGATTGGAGTTGGAGTGACACTCAGAGCAGCACTCCTTGCAGTTCCATGTCTCATCCTCATCAAATGCAGGCTGAAATATTACCGGACCACTGTGGTCTCCCATTCATACTGTGAGCACATGGCCATCGTGAAGTTGGCAACAGAAGATACTCGAATCAACAAAATCTATGGTCTGTTTGTGGCTTTTTGTATACTTGGCTTTGACATAATCTTCATCACACTCTCCTACATCCGAATATTTATAACTGTCTTCAGTCTGCCTCAAAAGGAAGCCAGGCTCAAAGCCTTCAACACCTGCATTGCCCACATTTGTGTCTTCCTTGAGTTTTATCTCCTaggtttcttctccttctttacACACAGGTTTGGGTTCCATATTCCACCTTATATTCATATTCTGCTGTCCAACATTTATCTGCTTGTCCCACCTTTACTCAATCCTATTGTGTATGGGGTGAAGACCAAACAGATTAGAAATCAAGTGTACAAGATTTTTCACTCTAAGTTTGCTTCTTGATTTTCTATTAccttattttgtttccaaaaccaacaccaacaacaaaacacagaaaaacattcTTAATGAGAGTCTGTGATTTCTCAAGTTTGTTGTGTACTAAAACATGGAGTTCTTGTTTTGCATTCAATACAGTAAGACTGTGGCTCTTACTGAAATACTTCCACTTGTTTTGAATAGAGACTTAGTTGAAACACACAGAGCTAATCATATCCAGTACCCACATGACATAAAAggtgaaaattatgaaaatagttttgaagcTCAATAAGCTCTAAGTGACAGAcatttcttaaaagcaaaattaaatgttaatattttacccTCTGTTTAAAAACATCAAGTGGCATTTTTGCCACTACATAAGAAATTCAGTCTAATGTATTATAATTCTAATGTATATAAAACTAGATCTCTCATTTATCTACTATCATGTATGTTACATTGTCACAAACTCTTTATAAAATGGCATGAATTAACATAAAGTCGAGATTGAGATTATTAATTTATACATCAAAATGTAGTCAGAATTTCTTCTTTCCccaaaaaatatttcacacaGTCTACTACAAGGGCATATATAAtagaattctaaacaaaattaaacctCAGAAGAGAAATTTGGATGAAAGACAAATGTGGAATGATTAGCAGTTAACATTCATTCTTGTTTTGTGTTAAGATCTTAcagataagtaaaataaaattttaaatagaaagttttataactacagctcaaaaggaaaacaataagtTATGCAAGtaagactatatatttttaaaaatatatgcttatggttttgtggttatttttgtgtttctctggaactaatttccaaaataattataCTGGCATTCCTCTATAGAAAGTTGTATTAGTGTTTATTAACTTTCATCTTAAAATGGGTTTTTCTGTAAAAGTCAGGTGCAGGCTGATGACGACAGCTAGGCACATATATGgtgaaaggaaggagaactgtgtttgggtggtgaacacaatgcaatatatagatgatgtattatagaagtgtacacttgaaacctgtatcattttactaaccaatattaccccaatacatttcataaataaaaaaccaaaacgaaagacaaaaaaaaaatgcccatttgtaaaatgtatgGAAGGAAAAAGATGTGTTCAGATCTtaattaagtttaataaaaagtatggacaccaaaaaaaaaaaaagacaactagaTGCAGATTTTTTACTCTGACCTAATGATACAGCAAACTGGTGGCAAATAccagcactttgaatatttagAGATGTGGAATTGGACTTTCCCCGTCATTCTTTACACTTTCTACTGATTAGAATGTATTCACATCATGTTCTTTGATATGAGCCTGATGTGTTTGCATTTTGTGGTTGACTAATACAATGTCAAACTCTATAAGGGCAAAAATTGGCAGTTTCATTACATTAATGTCTTCCGGTTTTGGACTAGATTTTTACATGGAGTCAGGGTCATCCGTCCTAACACAAAATTGTGTAAAGTTTTCACCATGAATACTGCACTGTCCTTTAATCTCTAAATTGATCAAGGATCTATATAGTGCCAAAAGTTAGAATTTTCCcaattacactttttaaattatatttttctcttaaggccttaTTCTCTTCAAGCGATGTATccatttctgttacttttttctttttacactcaTTGTGATATATTCTCTACCTAGTGCCTCAGCCCCTGATTCCTATATCAGTAATAATATTCTTTCTGTAGAATTAGTCTCAaactcttttgaaatttttttgcCATAACTGAGGTTTCCTTTTGCTCTCAGTGTTCTTTTTTGTAATCTATGGTAGTCTGCATAGtttaaaccatatttttaaaaaaatgtacctaTAGTTTTGGAGATTGTCCtggatttttaataatttaatatttattgattcaaaacgttttcctttcatggtcattttgacgtcgggaaagagccagaagtctcatggtgccagatccggtgaatacggtggatgaggacacaccgtagtgtttttatttgacagaaattgccatataccagaagcgatatgtgacatggagcattgtcatgatggaggatgaagtaaagacacttatgaaagaggacttccaagactgcttcagaaagtgacaagaatgatgggataagtgtgtttgaagtgtgtgtgggggggtattttgagggggattaatagcaatgtgtcttttagtgtaataatttttttttaatttaaacattcaacatatctttttatCGCACCCTGTATAGGCACGTTGATGCACTTCCATGCCTGTCTTATTACTGTAGAACTCTCACTTTCAGAAAAATTTCTTTACATTGAGTCCGCATGAGCGCATAACCACTGTCCGCCTTTTTTAATCACATATCTTCAGATATAATAGCACAAAAATTCACGTCACTCATGGTCCTCTCTTTTCAAAGTATAAAATGTGCAGGTCTACGCAACTTCTCCAATAGCATTCTGCTAACTGCCTTTAACCTCTCCCGTCTTCCAAAGCAGAGTCTCCAATTTATCATCACTGTTCTTGAATTGTAGTGCCTGGAAGTTCAAAATTAGACtatataaaaaatgtgtttatactcTTTACTTTTGTGTTGTGTCTAGAGTCTACATTGATTGGCTGTACTTGTgcttatacttaaatatatataatttcatctcCACTTGACCTGGTACACATTTCTAACTATCCACATACTCATGGTCCAAGAACAACAGTGGGAAGTGACGGGCACAGAAGAAGGTTGCTCTTTGATAGTCCCAAATGGGGAAGATTTGTGTTTTCTACCATAGTTTTCCTTGCTGACAAAACTTTATCAGTCTCTTGTAAATCCTCAGAGATACCTTTTATTCCCTGGGGCAAAGAAGGAGGTTCAGGGCCAGAGGAACAGAAGTCATTTCTGAAGACTAGCTTAGCTGCTCACTCAATTCCCAGGGGACCTGACAAATCTAGTCCAGCCAGTGGATGGCAGTGTTGCAGCATCTTAGTGCAATTGTGTGTCTCAGCACTAGATTGCTCTCACATATGTGACATATGTGACAGAGAAATGGAACACAAAATGGGGGAGTGCATAGCATGGAAATCTATTTTTTGGCTGAGCAAATTGGTCAGCTTTATCTTGTGattgttaaaaaaaggaaattggaaacaaaacaaataattatctCTTGTTATTTATGTTTGGCCATCCCATGGAGAATCAAAGGATTTCCAGATGTACTTCAGGGATCCCAGGGAGAGGTGTGTTGGAAGAGGTAGGGAGGACAGCGTTTATTGTAAGCTCTGTATGTAGCAAGGCTTGCTaagaatttgggggtggggtgaaatcagcaatacacagatgatataTTTCCTATTTACAGTAACAAGGGATGAAGACAGCTCTTTCTAGAGAAAGAGATCATAGGCTTTTTCAATAATCTCTTGATCACAGGAATGTCTATACTCTTAAATATCTTTCGTATATAGTTAAATAGTTAAacttaaaatgaatatacattttggcttttactttctattgtataaaattaattaattcaataagGAGGGGAAAATATACCATAATCTTACCACTCAAATTCAAATACTATTAGTAGTTTtcattggttatttttaaaattagtttcaggtgtacaaaacaatgtaatagttagatatttatacccctcacaaaatgataagcccccctccccaatctactacccctctgacatcacatgtagctgttacaattctactaactctattccctatgctgtactctcattggttattttttaatagttacattagatacatcatttttactttgtatcatattataattattttaacagtttatgaaaaaatatccaaaatgtctTCATCAATGACATAATATTTTGTCATGGAGAAATCCTTAATTAACAGAGGACATGAATGTTGGACATACTGTTATTTTCAtcgtaattttaaaaatcatacaaagaTGATATTTATGCATAGTTTGTATTCTTGAGTGTAAGACACAGGGCTGAATCTTTATGGGCATTTCCTTATATCAAAATCCAATCACAGTACTCAACACAGAataatcttaataaatatttgttcaagaaATCATAACACATTAAGAGACAGCTTTACTCTGAGTATAAGCACTGTATATACTTTGCTAAACTAATGTATTTTCTAACTAATACATCAGgaatatattcacatttatttttccaatagtataataaaagatacacaaaaaGTAATTTAAGCATAATAATTGAAAATCCATGTTACACATCATTTGTTTACTGAGGGaagtataaatataattaaatcacACTCTGTTCCACTTCAATAGCATTTCCCACCCTACTTCTAGAGCTAATAGATGTTCTGTACCTAGTGATTATTACCTCCaatgtgttttcttatatttttaccaGCTCACTCTTTCTCATTCTGGTTTCAACAATACTTTAACACAATGAGGTACACCTAAATTGTTGATCTATTTCTACTGTCTTTCATCCCTGTCATAGTTCATATCCCACCTTATTGTGATCGCCTGCTATGTATGAAAATCTTTTACCCCATTCTGGTCTCATGTCTCCTCTGATACCTGAATACATCAGAATATCCAATTCATACATTCCTTCTCCCCTGCAAATAAAGTGACTGAAGAAAAATGCATAAGAATGCTGACTGGACTTATTAAATTGACGACAACCTGAAGTGGGATCTtttgtgataatttttaaaatgatagctaaaaagtagaaataatccatcaactgatgaatagctaaataaaatgtgttatatccaTACAACGTACtcttactcagccataaaatggaatgtGGTACTTAGATGATACGTGGATGGAATCCACAGACTTCATgctttatttacataaaacatccagaaaggcaaatccacagagacagaaggtacattagtggttgccaagaCTAAGAGTGAGGACATGGAGGGGTGGAGGAAATGCAAAGTGACTGTCAATGGGTATAggtttttttattatgataaaaatattctggatttggatagtggtgatgattgcacaatctttataatacacacaaaaaaccactgaattgggtaatttaaaatgacaaatgttatGGTATCTGAACTAtgactcaataaaaataaataaaagcccatCGGGGGATTCTGTTGTCCTACCTAGAATGCTTCCCAACCCATAGCCTTGCCCAAAAATACTGGCCTGTTTCCAGCTAGAAAAGCCATCCATGCATCAGTTTCCAATCTCTGCTCTATTCATTTCTCCCTCTCTGCATTTGAACCTATAGTGATTTTTCTCTGGATCTTAATTCTAGGAGTGTTCACACCTGGCCATGAATATTCAAGATTCAAGATTGAGGTCAGGACCTATGTGACACACTTGGTGAGCATTCTCCCTTATTCCTCACAACAGGTCTCTGAAGTGGGTATCTGGAGCCCCATTCTAGAAAAGAGCAAATAACAAGCCCAGGAGCATGTGGGAAGTTGAGAGAAGGGTAATGGAGAGACTTTGGCTTGTCTGGTTCCTGGTCTATTTGAAGTTACACTCCATGACTTTAAATTATACTTCAAAGAgacgataatcaaaacagcatagtattggcagaaaaacagatacacagaccagtggaacagaattgagaaccgagaaataaactcacataaatatgggcatatcagttttgacaaaggagccaacaatgtacaataaagaaaacatttcagtttattattattttacatggtATATAATAAAAGTTAAGAATACATATATACCAATTTTTACCAGTTGTTGCAGTTCTACTTGCTGAAaagtttttccattttccattgaATTGCTTCACTTTAGAACTGGTCCTGATAATTTGAAGACCACAATTATTGAGCAATCTGAGTTCTAGATTAGATATTTTATCATGTATTGACAGTTTAATACGATACAAATACATTCTAGTTTCATATTCTGTCTCTATGTCAATCTTATAGCCCCACATATTTTTTAGGATGACTGCCAGAACTAGTAATTGTTAGACACATTTCAAACTTCTCCAGATAAGCTTAGAATTATAGTGGACTGT
Coding sequences within:
- the LOC109436965 gene encoding olfactory receptor 52A5, encoding MFKLNGTVFMPSVLTLIGIPGLESVQFWIGIPFCAMYIIALVGNFLLMVIIKSEPSLHEPMYLLLAMLGATDMVLSTCILPKMLGIFWFHLPEIYFDVCLFQMWLIHTFQGIESGILLAMALDRYVAICDPLRHATIFTHELITQIGVGVTLRAALLAVPCLILIKCRLKYYRTTVVSHSYCEHMAIVKLATEDTRINKIYGLFVAFCILGFDIIFITLSYIRIFITVFSLPQKEARLKAFNTCIAHICVFLEFYLLGFFSFFTHRFGFHIPPYIHILLSNIYLLVPPLLNPIVYGVKTKQIRNQVYKIFHSKFAS